The following proteins are encoded in a genomic region of Arthrobacter jiangjiafuii:
- a CDS encoding TetR/AcrR family transcriptional regulator, giving the protein MTEDLDTAVVRGTRRAAAAPAGQGDGNARGQSTGRKRDPERTRAEILKVSTGVFAAQGYSGARVDEIAALTRTTKRMIYYYFGSKEQLYLEVLKDAYGGIRAAEREIQVGSLNPRDAVRRLAELTYDHHAQHSDFIRLVMIENIHRGVFIRQVESIRDLVQPAVGLLEEILKRGRAEGVFRHDADAFDVHLVISSYCVFQVANQYTFGYLFGRDLQEPPLSDHLRSMLGDVVVAWLETGAEIKN; this is encoded by the coding sequence GTGACTGAGGATCTGGATACTGCCGTTGTCCGCGGAACGCGACGCGCTGCGGCTGCCCCTGCGGGGCAGGGCGACGGAAACGCCCGCGGGCAATCAACCGGCCGGAAGCGGGATCCTGAGCGCACCCGGGCCGAGATCCTGAAAGTCTCCACCGGGGTTTTCGCCGCCCAGGGCTACTCGGGCGCCCGCGTGGATGAGATCGCGGCACTGACCCGCACCACAAAGCGGATGATCTACTACTATTTCGGCAGCAAGGAACAGCTTTACCTTGAGGTGCTGAAGGATGCCTACGGCGGAATCCGGGCCGCTGAGCGTGAAATCCAGGTTGGGTCCCTGAATCCCCGTGATGCCGTTCGCCGGCTTGCTGAGCTGACCTACGACCACCATGCGCAGCACAGCGATTTCATTCGGCTGGTCATGATCGAAAACATCCACCGCGGAGTCTTTATCCGGCAGGTGGAATCGATCCGCGACCTGGTGCAGCCCGCCGTCGGATTATTGGAGGAGATCCTGAAACGCGGCCGTGCCGAGGGCGTCTTCCGGCACGACGCTGATGCCTTTGACGTCCACCTGGTCATCAGTTCCTACTGCGTGTTCCAGGTGGCCAACCAGTACACGTTCGGTTACCTGTTTGGGCGTGACCTGCAGGAGCCGCCGCTCAGCGACCATCTCCGAAGCATGCTCGGGGATGTAGTGGTGGCGTGGCTGGAGACCGGGGCTGAGATCAAGAACTGA
- a CDS encoding phosphotriesterase family protein, which translates to MGTTTARAIPTFTGDVTPDELGTTLVHEHVFVGHPELDLNLPHPEWDEDQAQDRAVAGLERLYALGVRTVVDLTVPGLGRNVTRIQRVAERSPVRLIASTGYYTADGLPQFFRTHGPGRLVDGPDPLIELFLRDIREGIAGTTVRAGILKVFSDAGGITPDTERVFTAAAHAHLETGVPITTHSDSKSRGGTAQQQLLTRLGVPLDRVVIGHAGDSDDLDYLMSLADAGSFLGFDRFGMEHVVPDAQRFRMLCELLGRGYADRILLSHDAAFFSRITPPSWRSRVVPHWHMENVHLRVLPQLRMAGFDELVLQELMIGNPRRLLANGKAY; encoded by the coding sequence ATGGGCACGACGACGGCGCGCGCCATTCCGACCTTCACCGGAGACGTGACGCCCGATGAGCTGGGCACCACGTTGGTCCATGAGCATGTCTTCGTGGGCCACCCGGAACTGGACCTGAACCTCCCCCATCCTGAATGGGATGAGGACCAGGCCCAGGACCGGGCCGTGGCAGGTCTCGAGCGGCTCTACGCGCTCGGGGTGCGCACCGTCGTCGACCTCACGGTCCCGGGCCTGGGCCGCAACGTCACCCGCATCCAGCGCGTGGCCGAACGCAGCCCGGTACGGCTGATCGCCTCCACGGGCTACTACACCGCAGACGGGCTCCCGCAGTTCTTCCGGACCCACGGACCCGGCCGTCTGGTTGACGGTCCGGACCCGCTCATCGAACTGTTCCTGCGCGATATCCGGGAGGGGATCGCCGGAACCACGGTCCGGGCCGGCATCCTTAAGGTCTTCTCCGACGCCGGCGGCATCACACCGGATACCGAACGGGTCTTCACCGCAGCGGCGCACGCCCATTTGGAGACCGGCGTTCCGATCACCACCCATTCGGATTCCAAGTCCCGCGGCGGCACCGCACAACAGCAGCTGCTCACACGCCTGGGCGTACCCCTGGACCGGGTGGTGATCGGTCATGCCGGGGATTCGGATGACCTGGACTATCTGATGTCCCTGGCAGACGCCGGCTCCTTCCTTGGCTTTGACCGCTTTGGAATGGAGCATGTGGTCCCCGACGCGCAGCGGTTCAGAATGCTGTGCGAACTCCTGGGCAGGGGTTACGCCGACCGGATACTCCTCTCGCATGACGCCGCCTTTTTCAGCCGGATCACGCCGCCGTCATGGCGTTCCCGGGTCGTGCCGCACTGGCATATGGAAAATGTGCATCTGCGCGTTCTGCCGCAGCTGCGAATGGCCGGTTTCGACGAGTTGGTGCTTCAGGAGCTGATGATCGGGAATCCCCGGCGTCTATTGGCAAATGGGAAGGCTTACTGA
- a CDS encoding DctP family TRAP transporter solute-binding subunit, with protein MNARRTKRAAWTALAAVPALMLVGCSGGGSGTEAGGETRELTLAHSYNEEQPQHRCGAQVIADEVAAADVGLTVEIFASSQLGGDADRISSVAAGDIDIDIQGASALGAVYEPISVLDAAYVFEDADHLAAFMESEESQTVVDGFAEAAGVQTLGAWSAGARQFTANKPITEPADLEGLRIRFPGSPQFLMNAKAMGASATEVAYEELYLALQQGTVDGQENPITNIKSQNLAEVQDYLSMTNHQLNTNLVIAGPVWNELSEEQQTALNAAVDKAVGEVTECIAADEEATLAEWKEAGDWEIVEDVDTEAFRSAALEYLEGEYSGDSLAVFESIQATATN; from the coding sequence ATGAATGCACGACGAACAAAGCGCGCAGCCTGGACTGCCTTGGCCGCTGTGCCGGCACTGATGCTGGTGGGCTGCTCCGGCGGCGGATCAGGGACAGAAGCCGGCGGGGAAACCCGAGAGCTTACGCTCGCCCACAGCTACAACGAGGAGCAGCCGCAGCACCGCTGCGGCGCCCAGGTCATCGCTGATGAGGTTGCTGCTGCGGATGTCGGCCTGACGGTCGAAATTTTCGCATCCAGCCAGCTCGGCGGCGATGCAGACCGGATCTCCTCCGTCGCTGCGGGCGACATCGACATCGACATCCAGGGGGCATCCGCGCTGGGCGCGGTGTATGAACCCATCAGCGTGCTTGACGCTGCCTATGTCTTTGAAGACGCCGATCATCTGGCTGCGTTCATGGAAAGTGAGGAATCACAGACCGTGGTTGACGGCTTCGCTGAGGCAGCCGGCGTACAGACCCTCGGGGCCTGGTCCGCGGGAGCCCGCCAGTTCACCGCCAACAAGCCCATCACCGAACCGGCGGATCTGGAAGGACTGCGGATCCGCTTCCCCGGTTCGCCGCAGTTCCTGATGAATGCCAAGGCCATGGGTGCCTCAGCCACCGAGGTGGCCTATGAGGAGCTGTACCTTGCCCTGCAGCAGGGTACGGTCGACGGCCAGGAAAACCCCATCACGAATATCAAGTCCCAGAACCTCGCCGAGGTGCAGGACTACCTGAGCATGACCAACCACCAGCTGAACACCAACCTCGTCATTGCCGGCCCCGTCTGGAACGAGCTTTCCGAAGAGCAGCAGACCGCCCTGAACGCAGCGGTGGACAAGGCAGTCGGGGAAGTGACCGAATGCATCGCTGCCGACGAGGAAGCCACCCTGGCTGAATGGAAGGAAGCAGGCGATTGGGAAATCGTCGAGGATGTGGACACCGAGGCCTTCCGCAGCGCCGCCCTCGAATACCTGGAGGGTGAGTACAGCGGCGATTCGCTCGCCGTCTTTGAATCAATCCAGGCAACAGCAACTAACTAG
- a CDS encoding TRAP transporter large permease, whose amino-acid sequence MMLALLGLAIAVLLVLRVPVAIAFLGPSLVYMMANNHSPGSALREVANAADSFPLLAVPLFILLGALANHAGIADRLFRFAMAAFASVRGNLGYVSVGVSLGFSWMSGSAVADAAALGKVEIPAMLRNGYSRRFATGVVASSSLIAPVMPPSIPAVIFSGLAAVSTGALFAASVIPALLMTLGLGIVVFFLVRRQPNIVRGKFDREEFMASLKGVVLPLLAPIIILGGILGGIFTPTEAAAVGVMYMLLLGLIQRTLTWSGLVAAIKETVLTTCGIMLIVASASLLGYILARERLPQTLTEAMFGFTDNPTVFLALVVLLALVLGTVIDATAILVLVVPILMPIAIQYGVNPISFGVLLIISLMIGLLTPPVGTVLFVVSAVSKTRIGEVFRGSLPFTIPFLVIVVLIVFFPDAVQLLPNMLGL is encoded by the coding sequence ATGATGCTCGCCCTGCTCGGCCTCGCCATCGCGGTGCTGCTCGTCCTGCGGGTACCCGTGGCCATCGCGTTCCTCGGCCCGTCCCTGGTGTACATGATGGCCAACAACCACTCCCCCGGCAGCGCCCTGCGCGAAGTCGCGAACGCTGCCGACAGCTTCCCGCTGCTTGCCGTGCCACTCTTCATCCTGCTCGGGGCCCTGGCCAACCATGCCGGGATCGCCGACCGGTTGTTCCGCTTCGCCATGGCCGCCTTCGCCTCGGTCCGCGGCAACCTCGGTTACGTGAGCGTGGGCGTCAGCCTCGGCTTCTCCTGGATGAGCGGATCGGCCGTTGCCGATGCCGCAGCCCTGGGCAAGGTCGAAATCCCCGCCATGCTGCGCAACGGCTACAGCCGCCGGTTCGCAACCGGCGTCGTCGCCTCCTCATCGCTGATTGCGCCGGTGATGCCGCCGAGCATCCCGGCCGTGATCTTCTCCGGCCTCGCGGCGGTCTCCACCGGCGCCCTGTTCGCTGCTTCCGTCATCCCGGCCCTGCTGATGACGCTCGGCCTGGGCATCGTCGTCTTCTTCCTGGTACGGCGCCAGCCGAACATCGTGCGCGGAAAGTTTGACCGTGAGGAGTTCATGGCGTCCCTGAAAGGCGTCGTGCTGCCGCTGCTGGCACCGATCATCATCCTGGGCGGCATCCTGGGCGGAATCTTCACCCCCACCGAGGCCGCCGCCGTCGGCGTGATGTACATGCTGCTGCTGGGCCTCATCCAGCGGACCCTCACCTGGAGCGGACTGGTCGCAGCCATCAAGGAAACCGTCCTGACCACCTGCGGCATCATGCTTATCGTCGCGAGCGCATCCCTGTTGGGCTACATCCTGGCGCGGGAGCGGCTGCCGCAGACACTCACAGAGGCCATGTTCGGGTTCACCGATAACCCCACCGTGTTCCTGGCCCTGGTCGTCCTGCTGGCCCTGGTGCTGGGCACCGTTATCGACGCCACCGCCATCCTCGTGCTGGTCGTGCCCATCCTCATGCCGATCGCCATCCAGTACGGCGTGAATCCGATTTCGTTCGGCGTGCTGCTGATCATCTCCCTGATGATCGGCCTGCTGACACCACCGGTGGGAACAGTGCTCTTTGTGGTCTCCGCCGTGTCCAAGACCCGGATCGGCGAGGTGTTCCGCGGCTCGCTGCCGTTCACCATCCCGTTCCTGGTGATCGTTGTCCTCATCGTCTTCTTCCCTGACGCAGTGCAGCTGCTGCCGAACATGCTGGGGCTGTGA
- a CDS encoding TRAP transporter small permease — MTDHPPRPRASRGRWQSFNVWITRIEMAIGAVSLLIILTMVFLQALQRYFPGDGFAWTGELARFALIWLTFAAAGVLVSNNGHIALEIMDSVRNQNVVRWVQVFALTVVAATGVGLAVEAVNLIDSQQIIKSPVLRVPMSFVYIPVLIGVISMSIRAVIAAVLVAKNGPMLTEYDSDEGPEVLA, encoded by the coding sequence GTGACGGATCACCCACCCCGGCCGCGCGCATCGCGCGGCCGATGGCAGAGTTTCAACGTTTGGATAACCCGCATTGAGATGGCCATCGGCGCGGTGTCGCTTCTGATCATCCTCACCATGGTGTTCCTGCAGGCCCTCCAGCGGTATTTCCCCGGCGACGGATTCGCCTGGACCGGCGAGCTGGCCCGCTTTGCGCTGATCTGGCTCACCTTCGCCGCAGCCGGAGTGCTGGTGTCCAACAACGGCCACATCGCCCTGGAGATCATGGACTCCGTCCGCAACCAGAACGTCGTCCGCTGGGTCCAGGTCTTCGCCCTCACCGTCGTGGCAGCCACCGGCGTCGGTCTGGCGGTCGAGGCCGTCAACCTGATCGATTCACAGCAGATCATCAAGTCCCCGGTCCTCCGCGTCCCGATGTCCTTCGTCTATATTCCGGTGCTTATCGGCGTCATCAGCATGTCCATCCGCGCCGTAATCGCTGCCGTGCTGGTCGCCAAGAACGGGCCCATGCTCACCGAATACGACAGCGATGAAGGCCCGGAGGTGCTCGCATGA
- a CDS encoding N-acetylglucosamine-6-phosphate deacetylase encodes MTQPSGPPVTVIRGRALLGSRIVSDSAVAVAGAGILYAGPEAGLASGLAAELPGAGAGTLNEVQLAPGQLAVPGLVDLHCHGGYGTDFPSADAASARTALRRMHAAGTTTVLASLVTAAPDDLLSGLEVFAGLAEAGDVAGVHLEGPFLSTARCGAQDPRWLRAFDPDFAGALLAAGRGQLRTMTYAPELPGAHELVDLLTAHGVVPSLGHTAAAAHDAGASLARAAAGLASARASGDPDLAMSGSVASGPAVPTVTHLFNGMDPLHHRSPGAVAAALRAARAGKAVVELIADNVHLDPYLVATMFELLGAGNIVLVTDAMAAAGLGDGTYRLGPAEVLVQNGVARLESGAIAGGTASMLDLVRNAVTAGVPLEAALRSATEVPARVLGASGKIGTLAAGATADVLLLDAGLQATAVMRHGVWISEG; translated from the coding sequence GTGACCCAGCCTTCCGGCCCGCCCGTCACTGTCATCCGCGGCCGGGCGCTGCTTGGATCCCGGATCGTTTCGGACAGCGCGGTTGCCGTTGCCGGGGCCGGCATCCTCTATGCCGGGCCGGAGGCCGGGCTGGCCTCCGGTCTCGCCGCCGAGCTGCCCGGCGCGGGTGCCGGCACCCTGAACGAGGTGCAGCTGGCGCCCGGGCAGCTGGCCGTTCCCGGGCTGGTGGATCTGCACTGCCACGGCGGCTACGGCACCGATTTCCCGTCTGCCGATGCCGCTTCCGCCCGGACCGCCCTGCGCCGGATGCATGCCGCTGGCACCACCACGGTGCTGGCAAGCCTGGTCACGGCTGCGCCGGACGACCTGTTGTCGGGGCTGGAAGTGTTCGCCGGGCTGGCCGAGGCCGGCGACGTAGCCGGAGTCCATCTGGAAGGCCCCTTCCTCTCCACAGCCCGCTGCGGGGCGCAGGATCCCCGTTGGCTGCGCGCCTTCGACCCCGATTTTGCCGGCGCACTGCTGGCGGCCGGCCGCGGCCAGCTGCGCACCATGACGTATGCACCCGAGCTGCCCGGTGCCCACGAGCTGGTGGACCTGCTCACCGCCCACGGTGTGGTTCCGTCCCTGGGACATACCGCTGCCGCCGCGCACGACGCCGGCGCCTCCCTGGCGCGGGCTGCTGCCGGACTGGCGTCGGCCCGGGCATCCGGGGACCCGGATCTGGCAATGTCCGGGTCGGTCGCATCCGGCCCGGCGGTCCCCACTGTCACCCATCTTTTTAACGGCATGGACCCCCTTCACCACCGCTCCCCCGGGGCCGTCGCCGCCGCGCTGCGGGCTGCCCGGGCCGGGAAGGCAGTGGTGGAACTGATCGCCGACAACGTCCATCTGGACCCCTATCTGGTCGCCACCATGTTCGAGCTGCTGGGCGCAGGCAACATCGTCCTGGTCACTGATGCCATGGCCGCCGCCGGCCTGGGCGACGGAACCTACCGGCTTGGCCCGGCCGAAGTCCTGGTGCAGAACGGCGTGGCCCGTTTGGAGTCCGGGGCCATCGCCGGCGGCACGGCCAGCATGCTGGACCTGGTCCGGAACGCCGTAACGGCCGGGGTGCCGCTGGAAGCCGCCCTGCGTTCGGCCACCGAAGTTCCGGCCCGGGTGCTGGGTGCTTCAGGGAAGATCGGCACGCTCGCTGCCGGCGCCACCGCCGATGTATTGCTCCTGGATGCCGGCTTGCAGGCCACCGCGGTCATGCGCCACGGCGTCTGGATTTCCGAGGGGTAG
- a CDS encoding glucosamine-6-phosphate deaminase — protein sequence MSLAVLDTPQAAGAAAAAVVQECVQAKPDAVLGFATGSSPLPLYDALTGSGVDFSRIRGFALDEYVGLDPGDSRSYAAVIESEVVQRLGLQPGAVRLPDVAAADLEAAARDYEQAIRDAGGVDLQILGIGHNGHLAFNEPGAALDSRTRVEELAERTRRANARFFDSPDQVPTLCITQGLGTILEAGHLLLIAHGADKADIIARALQGPVDTDCPASALQLHPRVTVVLDRAAAAGLAGHGFGTPGTQGTPGPTS from the coding sequence ATGAGCCTCGCGGTTCTCGACACTCCGCAGGCAGCCGGGGCAGCAGCCGCCGCCGTCGTGCAGGAGTGCGTGCAGGCCAAGCCCGACGCTGTCCTGGGCTTCGCGACGGGCTCTTCACCGTTGCCGCTCTATGACGCCCTGACCGGTTCCGGCGTGGATTTCTCCCGCATCCGCGGCTTCGCGCTGGATGAGTATGTGGGACTTGACCCGGGTGATTCCCGCAGTTACGCGGCGGTGATCGAGTCCGAGGTGGTGCAGCGGCTGGGGCTGCAGCCCGGCGCCGTGCGCCTGCCCGATGTTGCCGCCGCCGATCTGGAAGCCGCAGCCCGGGACTATGAGCAGGCGATCCGCGACGCAGGCGGCGTGGACCTGCAGATCCTGGGCATCGGCCACAACGGCCACCTCGCCTTCAACGAACCCGGGGCCGCACTGGATTCGCGTACCCGGGTGGAAGAGCTGGCCGAGCGCACCCGGCGTGCCAATGCCCGCTTTTTCGATTCCCCGGACCAGGTTCCCACGCTGTGCATCACCCAGGGCCTCGGCACTATCCTGGAGGCCGGACACCTACTACTCATTGCCCATGGAGCAGACAAGGCGGACATCATCGCCCGCGCACTGCAGGGCCCGGTCGATACGGACTGTCCCGCCTCCGCGCTGCAGCTGCACCCCCGGGTGACCGTAGTGCTGGACCGCGCCGCCGCCGCAGGGCTGGCGGGACACGGATTCGGCACTCCCGGTACGCAAGGCACTCCCGGGCCGACGTCGTGA
- a CDS encoding FadR/GntR family transcriptional regulator — protein MSGDAAPAPAPARPAAAPRFSAQARLAALQSDIMDLILDSNLAAGSPLPTEAELCAALGVGRNTLRESLKVLQALGVVEIRHGYGMFVAPTNFDALTAGLSFRGRLSLRQQGKEALELVDVRQTLESGLIGAAMTLMTPEHLARIEATVQEMESLADQGQALAAVDSEFHRQLFEPLGNELLTHLMSVFWDVYSRIHAEARVKVTSLHATARVHREIFDAVRAGDQALASVRLDRHFDGIREAIADLVSR, from the coding sequence ATTTCCGGCGATGCTGCACCTGCCCCCGCCCCGGCCCGCCCGGCGGCCGCGCCGCGGTTCAGCGCGCAGGCCCGGCTCGCCGCCCTGCAGAGCGACATCATGGACCTGATCCTGGACAGCAACCTGGCAGCCGGCAGCCCGCTGCCGACCGAAGCAGAGCTCTGCGCCGCCCTCGGCGTGGGCCGGAACACCCTGCGTGAATCCCTGAAGGTCCTGCAGGCACTGGGCGTGGTGGAGATCCGGCACGGCTACGGCATGTTCGTGGCCCCCACCAATTTTGACGCGCTGACCGCCGGGCTGAGCTTCCGCGGGCGGCTCTCGCTGCGGCAGCAGGGCAAGGAGGCGCTCGAGCTGGTGGATGTCCGGCAGACGCTGGAATCCGGTCTGATCGGAGCGGCCATGACCCTGATGACCCCCGAGCATCTGGCCCGGATCGAGGCCACCGTGCAGGAGATGGAATCGCTGGCAGACCAGGGCCAGGCCCTGGCCGCGGTGGACTCCGAGTTCCACCGCCAACTGTTCGAACCGCTGGGCAACGAACTGCTCACCCATCTCATGTCCGTGTTCTGGGATGTCTACAGCCGGATCCACGCCGAAGCACGCGTCAAGGTCACCAGCCTGCACGCCACCGCGCGGGTGCACCGCGAGATTTTCGATGCGGTCCGGGCCGGTGACCAGGCGCTGGCCTCCGTGCGCCTCGACAGGCATTTCGACGGCATCCGTGAAGCCATCGCCGATCTGGTCAGCCGGTGA
- a CDS encoding ABC transporter substrate-binding protein, which yields MSTTSEGTGFIRSSSRRDFLRIAGVLGTAAAFASSVAACSPGGAPAATGTGAAAADSIEAGISYSLSTGFDPMTASGATPVAANLHIFEGLTELHPATRKPYLALAAAEPEKVDDTTYRVTLRKGATFHNGDPVTADDVVYSFQRVLDPANKSLMAGFVPFIASVTAQGDAVEFKLKYPFAEFGPRISVVKVVPKALASNQAAFDLAPVGSGPYKFVSAVKEDRIVFKKFEEYNGSYPARVTDMTWLLLADPAARVASVPSRTQAIEDIPYLDVDQLKAKLDVNSVQSFGLLFMMFNCVSEKFADKRVRQALHYATNTEDIIKKALLGNAAAATSYFQKGHPSYSEASTVYGYDPEKAKALLKEAGVENLTITLTSTDTGWVTRVTPLIKENWDAIGITTTLEPLQSAAVYAPEKVGGQNFDVLVAPGDPSVFGNDGDLLLSWFYRGDTWAKNRMAWAGTPEYADVQAKLDKAVQLGPDEAKKVHAEVVNIVAEEAPLYPLFHRQLPTAWDGGTLDGFEPLPTTGLSFVGVGRK from the coding sequence ATGAGCACAACCTCAGAGGGCACCGGTTTTATCCGGAGCTCAAGCCGCCGTGATTTCCTCCGCATCGCCGGCGTCCTCGGCACTGCTGCCGCGTTTGCCAGTTCCGTGGCAGCCTGCAGCCCCGGGGGCGCCCCCGCAGCAACCGGCACCGGAGCCGCTGCCGCTGATTCCATCGAAGCCGGCATCTCGTATTCACTCTCCACCGGCTTTGACCCCATGACGGCCAGCGGAGCCACACCGGTAGCCGCCAACCTCCATATCTTCGAAGGCCTGACGGAACTGCACCCGGCCACCCGGAAGCCGTACCTGGCCCTCGCCGCAGCTGAACCGGAAAAGGTCGACGACACCACCTACCGCGTCACGCTCCGGAAGGGTGCAACCTTCCACAATGGCGATCCCGTCACCGCCGACGACGTCGTCTACTCCTTCCAGCGCGTACTGGACCCGGCCAACAAGTCCCTGATGGCCGGCTTTGTCCCCTTCATCGCCTCGGTCACGGCCCAGGGCGACGCAGTGGAGTTCAAGCTGAAGTACCCCTTCGCTGAATTCGGCCCGCGCATCTCCGTGGTCAAGGTGGTTCCCAAGGCCCTGGCCTCCAACCAGGCCGCCTTCGACCTGGCCCCGGTGGGCAGCGGACCGTACAAGTTTGTTTCAGCGGTCAAGGAAGACCGGATTGTCTTCAAGAAGTTCGAGGAATACAACGGCTCCTACCCGGCCCGGGTCACCGACATGACCTGGCTGCTGCTGGCCGACCCCGCGGCCCGCGTGGCCTCGGTACCGTCCCGCACGCAGGCCATCGAGGACATCCCGTACCTCGACGTGGACCAGCTCAAGGCCAAGCTCGACGTCAATTCCGTGCAGTCCTTCGGCCTGCTCTTCATGATGTTCAACTGCGTCTCGGAGAAGTTCGCCGACAAGCGGGTCCGCCAGGCGCTGCACTACGCGACCAACACCGAGGACATCATCAAGAAGGCGCTGCTGGGCAACGCCGCCGCAGCCACCTCGTACTTCCAGAAGGGGCACCCCTCCTACAGCGAGGCGTCCACGGTCTACGGCTACGATCCGGAAAAGGCCAAGGCGCTGCTCAAGGAAGCCGGCGTCGAGAACCTGACCATCACGCTGACCTCCACCGACACCGGCTGGGTCACCCGGGTGACGCCGCTGATCAAGGAAAACTGGGACGCGATCGGCATCACCACCACCCTGGAGCCGCTGCAGTCCGCAGCCGTGTACGCCCCGGAAAAGGTGGGCGGCCAGAACTTCGACGTCCTGGTGGCTCCGGGTGATCCCTCGGTCTTCGGCAACGACGGCGACCTGCTGCTGAGCTGGTTCTACCGCGGCGACACCTGGGCCAAGAACCGCATGGCCTGGGCCGGAACCCCGGAATACGCCGATGTCCAGGCGAAGCTGGATAAGGCAGTGCAGCTGGGCCCGGACGAGGCCAAGAAGGTGCATGCCGAGGTGGTCAACATCGTGGCCGAAGAGGCCCCGCTGTACCCGCTGTTCCACCGGCAGCTGCCCACGGCCTGGGACGGCGGCACGCTGGACGGCTTCGAGCCGCTCCCGACCACCGGACTCTCGTTCGTCGGGGTTGGCCGGAAGTAA
- a CDS encoding ABC transporter permease, with product MATLMRLLGRRLAALPFMLLGVTIMVFIVLSVIPADRATAVLGENASEEAKEAFREDRGLNDPLLVQFLRYLGGVVRLDFGFTNPPEESVASKIATAFPVTLQLTLLGILLAVFLALVLGVTSALYRDRWPDQAIRIFSIAAIATPSFWLAILLIQWLALPAGSIFPTGGLAWADQYGFVGWLYSMALPALALGLPVSASLIRVVRTSMVEELDRDYVRTAIGNGVPYRTVVARNVLRNALVTPVTVLGLRIGYLMGGAVVIEKIFSLNGMGDLIIVGLNTSDTNLVQGAVLTIAVAFVIVNILVDVLYVLINPRIRTV from the coding sequence ATGGCTACACTAATGCGCCTGCTGGGCCGCAGGCTCGCAGCCCTGCCGTTCATGCTGCTGGGCGTGACCATCATGGTCTTTATCGTCCTGTCCGTGATCCCGGCGGACCGGGCCACCGCAGTGTTGGGCGAAAACGCCAGCGAAGAGGCCAAGGAAGCCTTCCGCGAGGACCGGGGCCTGAACGACCCGCTCCTGGTGCAGTTCCTGCGCTACCTGGGCGGCGTGGTGCGGCTGGACTTCGGGTTCACCAACCCGCCCGAGGAATCGGTGGCGTCCAAGATCGCCACTGCCTTCCCCGTCACGCTGCAGCTGACCCTGCTTGGCATCCTGCTGGCCGTGTTCCTGGCCCTTGTCCTGGGCGTTACCAGTGCCCTGTACCGGGACCGCTGGCCGGACCAGGCCATCCGCATCTTCTCCATCGCCGCGATTGCCACGCCGTCCTTCTGGCTGGCCATCCTGCTCATCCAGTGGCTGGCACTGCCCGCCGGCTCGATCTTCCCCACCGGCGGCCTGGCCTGGGCCGACCAGTACGGCTTTGTCGGCTGGCTCTATTCCATGGCCCTTCCGGCCCTGGCCCTGGGCCTGCCGGTTTCCGCGTCCCTGATCCGCGTGGTGCGCACCTCGATGGTTGAGGAACTGGACCGCGACTACGTCCGCACGGCCATCGGCAACGGCGTTCCCTACCGCACAGTGGTGGCCCGGAACGTACTGCGCAACGCGCTGGTCACCCCGGTGACCGTGCTGGGCCTGCGGATCGGCTACCTGATGGGCGGCGCCGTCGTGATCGAAAAGATCTTCAGCCTCAACGGCATGGGAGACCTGATCATCGTGGGGCTGAACACCTCGGACACCAACCTGGTCCAGGGCGCGGTGCTGACCATCGCCGTCGCCTTCGTCATCGTCAACATCCTGGTGGATGTCCTCTACGTACTCATCAATCCCCGGATCCGGACGGTATAA